One segment of Ignavibacteriales bacterium DNA contains the following:
- a CDS encoding T9SS type A sorting domain-containing protein, translated as MRAFKDSLLKKGYVIGWEERHEGHSWGLWRATTDLILRHFFGYPSDVSEINNRPVEIKLDQNYPNPFNPKTIINYHLSTDNYITLKVYDILGREVATLVNGSKKMGRYEVELDGSDLPSGVYYYRLSAFDLVSGKQSMNDVRKGLLVK; from the coding sequence ATGCGCGCGTTCAAGGATTCTCTTTTAAAAAAAGGATACGTTATTGGTTGGGAGGAAAGACATGAAGGGCATAGCTGGGGACTCTGGCGTGCAACAACCGATTTGATACTGCGACATTTTTTCGGATATCCTTCAGATGTTTCTGAAATAAATAATCGTCCGGTTGAAATTAAGCTCGATCAGAATTATCCCAATCCATTCAATCCCAAAACAATCATCAATTATCATTTATCAACTGACAATTATATAACTTTAAAAGTTTACGACATACTTGGCAGGGAAGTAGCAACGCTTGTTAACGGCTCTAAGAAGATGGGACGATATGAGGTTGAGTTGGATGGCTCAGATTTGCCAAGCGGAGTGTATTATTACCGTCTTTCCGCATTCGATCTTGTTTCCGGCAAGCAATCGATGAACGATGTGCGAAAAGGATTGCTAGTTAAGTAA
- a CDS encoding cytochrome c oxidase subunit 3 family protein yields MTTAAATHTYRDDVGSRMGMWLFLFTELILFGGLFIIYAVYRFKFPEQFSLAARELDTLIGTVNTIILLTSSLTVALSITAIQQGKKHLSMMLIGMTIIFALAFLVNKYFEWSHKISIGIYPQSPELLNKPPGEILYFGLYYVMTGLHALHVIIGMVVLVFSMVFIAKGKINQQSYVKLEAGGLYWHLVDIIWIFLFPLFYLIS; encoded by the coding sequence ATGACCACAGCAGCAGCGACACATACATACCGTGACGATGTAGGATCAAGAATGGGAATGTGGCTTTTCCTGTTTACCGAACTAATTCTTTTCGGCGGGCTATTTATTATCTATGCTGTTTATCGATTTAAGTTTCCGGAACAATTCTCACTCGCTGCAAGAGAATTAGATACTCTCATTGGAACCGTAAACACGATTATACTTCTCACAAGCAGCTTAACAGTGGCGTTATCTATTACGGCAATTCAGCAAGGGAAGAAACATCTATCGATGATGCTGATCGGGATGACGATAATTTTCGCATTGGCTTTTTTGGTGAATAAATATTTTGAGTGGAGTCATAAAATATCGATCGGTATCTATCCGCAGTCACCTGAGCTTCTTAATAAACCACCGGGAGAAATATTATACTTTGGTTTGTATTATGTAATGACTGGACTTCACGCGCTCCACGTTATAATCGGTATGGTAGTGCTGGTGTTCAGTATGGTTTTTATTGCAAAAGGGAAAATCAATCAGCAATCGTATGTAAAGCTTGAAGCCGGCGGACTTTACTGGCATCTTGTCGATATAATCTGGATTTTCCTGTTCCCATTATTTTATTTGATCAGTTAA
- the cyoE gene encoding protoheme IX farnesyltransferase, with amino-acid sequence MTNKLSNYLALTKPGLTFVSVSTAVGSAYLASVGTENLYLLWHLSIGAFVAGGGAGALNQYLERDYDARMTRTGLRPLPANRLPANNVLLFGLILSFIGCIYLAIFTTIVAAVITAATLIIYLLIYTPMKRRTPFATVIGGIAGALPPLIGWTAMTGSISLPGLSLFFILFFWQTPHFLALAWIHREDYERAGYKVITVVDPAGISATRQVLIYCIALVPASIMPALVGLAGTIYFTGALILSFGYLMVGLILFRDRTNNKARLLFITSIIYLPILFILMILDRLLH; translated from the coding sequence ATGACAAACAAACTCTCTAATTACCTCGCCCTTACCAAACCGGGATTAACATTTGTTTCGGTGAGCACGGCAGTCGGCAGTGCATACCTTGCATCGGTTGGAACGGAAAATTTGTATTTGCTTTGGCATCTATCCATCGGAGCTTTCGTTGCAGGCGGAGGGGCTGGGGCACTAAATCAATATCTTGAGCGTGACTATGATGCACGAATGACGCGAACAGGTCTGCGACCGCTTCCTGCAAATAGATTACCTGCCAATAATGTCCTCTTGTTTGGATTAATTCTATCTTTCATCGGCTGCATCTATCTGGCGATTTTTACAACTATCGTTGCAGCGGTTATAACTGCGGCAACGTTAATTATTTATCTGCTTATTTATACTCCAATGAAACGCCGCACTCCGTTTGCCACTGTCATCGGCGGCATAGCAGGCGCACTTCCGCCGCTTATAGGGTGGACCGCAATGACGGGAAGTATTTCATTACCCGGTTTATCACTTTTCTTTATTTTGTTCTTCTGGCAAACACCCCATTTTCTTGCACTCGCCTGGATTCACCGCGAAGATTATGAACGTGCCGGCTACAAAGTGATCACCGTTGTTGACCCTGCCGGAATTTCTGCAACCCGCCAGGTTTTAATTTATTGCATAGCACTTGTCCCCGCTTCAATCATGCCTGCGCTTGTTGGACTTGCAGGCACGATCTATTTTACCGGCGCTCTGATATTATCTTTCGGATATTTAATGGTGGGATTAATCCTCTTCCGTGATCGCACGAATAATAAAGCACGTTTACTGTTTATTACTTCGATAATATATCTTCCGATTTTGTTTATTCTTATGATTTTGGATAGATTGTTGCATTGA
- a CDS encoding cytochrome C oxidase subunit IV family protein: protein MSQHEEQHTQHSVSYGRYILIWLGLLAFTGITVTLAGIDLGRWVIITSLVIASIKSILVLNVFMHLKFEDKMFKIFVLVAVATLAIFISLTFFDYAFY from the coding sequence ATGTCACAGCACGAAGAACAACATACACAGCATTCAGTCAGTTACGGCAGATATATTTTAATCTGGCTCGGTCTGCTCGCTTTTACCGGCATAACGGTAACACTCGCCGGTATCGATCTCGGCAGATGGGTTATAATAACTTCACTTGTTATCGCTTCGATAAAATCTATTTTAGTGCTGAATGTTTTCATGCATTTGAAATTTGAAGATAAGATGTTCAAAATATTCGTTCTCGTTGCCGTCGCAACGCTTGCGATATTTATTTCACTGACATTTTTCGACTACGCGTTTTATTAG
- a CDS encoding PAS domain S-box protein, which produces MNKLSRFLFGTIRGRIIISVALVHAVMMSLFIVDLTRRQRDMLLNRQTEEATALSQSLATSSAGWIAAADIAGLQELADAQSRYPEVIFVIIAGKDGRVLASTDKSQREQFMVDLPREADVTVISSSSSLVDVAVPAMIAGKHVGWTRVGIGQRVAGEKLTEIIRDGVLYAIAAIIIGSIIAWLMGRQITRRLYSVQETFDKVRSGNYLVRSDLSGNDEAAVMAREFNSMLDTLAKRNAELRESNELLSLFIKSSPIYAYIKDVTPKESRVLVASENFQDMIGIPGSQMVGKTMNELFPPTFAAKITSDDWNVVAEGEILKVDEDLNDRNYTTIKFPITIGGKKLLAGYTIDITERKRVEKALHNSEAKTRTILDSISTGVMIIDPEKHIITDVNSAAMSMIGESKEKIIGSHCHKFVCPAEYGKCPITDLGQTIDNSDRILINKEGVRIPIIKTAVKVALEEQMFLLESFTDITARKQMENELTQSEEKWRSLVANSPDYIALHDVEGRYLFLNHYAEGFSEKDVLGKKAYDYISEESREIYKTAFEKCIHTMAKQEIEYSAPGDNLKTRLYESSLVPLIAKGNEINVLVVARDITARKQMEEMLRENEERFRSLYENSTIGLYRTTPDGKIILANPTLVKMLGFLSFEELAQRNLNKEGYGSSYERKYFIEQIEKNGTIQALESLWDKKDGTTIFVSESAKVIRDSNGKTLYYDGTVEDITERKHAEQLIRESARKYRMLHESMMDAYVATDIQGHIIDFNHSYIEMLGYNEAEIRNLTYIDLTPAKWHEFEAKLVQEQILPNGYSTIYEKEYIRKDGTTFPVELRVSVIKDDTGNPSFMWAIVRDITERKQAEEALRVSELRFKHVSESAQEWIWEVDSTGRYTYSSSIIKKLLGYEPEEIIGKKYFYDFFEPKDKEQLKRGALGAFARKESFNDFVNCNIHKDGRKVFLSTTGSPVLDKNGNLIGYRGVDVDITERKRAEDLLRENENRMRMIIEGTPYLFFYTQDENAKTTYVSPSVEQITGYPVHKWMNQSDWFITDNKINEYAQERTKAHLRGEITEGPILVEVLHSANYPILLEVYENPILLSGKVIGIQGVVHNITERKRAEESLKMWANIFEHAEWGVGVSSKDGKSLANLNPTFAKMHGYTVEELMGQPLLNLYPRDVHTDFEDEIQIAQKKGHHIFETLHIRKDGTVFPVLMDVTVVRDQNGEFLYRIVNVQDITERKRAEENIRMLSRAMEQSPASIVITDLEGKIEYVNPKFTQVTGYTYTEAIGQNTRILKSGEKSPDDYKQLWGTITAGKEWRGEFHNKKKSGKLYWESALISPIKNVSGETTHYLAIKEDITEKKLLEEQLLRAQRMESIGTLAAGIAHDLNNVLAPIMLSIEVLRKRTIGEDTKRMLDTIESSAKRGSDIVRQVLTFSRGVEGERVLLQPKHLIDEIIKIAKETFPKSIEIKTDIPNNLFPLSADPTQVHQVLLNVCVNARDAMPKGGKLTIKVENIIIDDQYASMDLDAKPGQYVVIAITDTGIGIPPEILNKIFEPFFTTKEIGKGTGLGLSTTYTIVKAHGGFIRVNSKVGKGTTLNIYLPASMKHKVASKEEMRVELPVGHGETILVVDDEASVREITKNMLETYGYKVITASDGMESLSIYAEKKNEISIILMDMVMPIMGGYATIQVLMKMNPKVIVIPTSGLQSEIDTARSLLPELKYSLIKPYSSKQLLEILTKVITK; this is translated from the coding sequence ATGAATAAACTATCTCGTTTTCTTTTTGGTACAATTCGTGGTCGAATAATCATAAGTGTGGCTTTAGTGCATGCCGTGATGATGTCTTTATTTATCGTTGACTTGACCAGACGTCAACGCGACATGCTTCTAAACCGCCAGACTGAAGAAGCAACCGCGCTATCTCAATCACTCGCAACCTCCAGCGCGGGATGGATTGCTGCCGCCGACATTGCCGGGTTGCAGGAATTAGCAGATGCCCAAAGCCGGTATCCCGAAGTAATCTTCGTGATCATTGCCGGTAAAGATGGGCGTGTACTGGCAAGCACCGATAAATCCCAACGGGAACAATTCATGGTTGATCTCCCTCGTGAAGCAGACGTAACGGTAATCTCGAGTTCTTCTTCGTTGGTGGATGTTGCAGTCCCTGCAATGATCGCGGGAAAGCATGTGGGATGGACACGCGTAGGGATAGGTCAACGAGTAGCCGGCGAAAAACTTACAGAGATCATTAGGGATGGTGTTTTGTACGCTATTGCGGCAATAATTATCGGTTCTATCATTGCCTGGTTGATGGGCAGACAAATTACGCGGCGGCTTTACTCTGTTCAAGAAACATTCGACAAGGTCCGCTCGGGTAATTACCTGGTTCGTTCTGACCTTTCAGGGAACGACGAAGCGGCTGTAATGGCGCGTGAGTTCAATTCCATGCTGGATACTTTAGCAAAACGCAATGCAGAACTACGCGAAAGCAATGAATTATTATCATTGTTCATTAAATCCTCCCCTATCTATGCTTACATCAAGGATGTAACTCCGAAAGAAAGCCGGGTTTTAGTGGCAAGCGAAAATTTCCAGGATATGATCGGTATACCGGGCTCTCAGATGGTGGGCAAAACAATGAATGAACTGTTCCCACCAACTTTTGCAGCAAAAATTACTTCCGATGATTGGAATGTAGTTGCAGAGGGAGAAATACTCAAGGTTGATGAGGATTTGAATGACCGTAATTATACAACCATCAAGTTTCCTATAACAATTGGTGGAAAAAAATTACTTGCAGGTTACACGATAGACATCACCGAGCGCAAGCGTGTGGAAAAGGCGCTGCATAATAGTGAAGCCAAGACACGGACCATTCTTGATTCTATCTCAACGGGAGTTATGATTATCGATCCGGAAAAACACATAATTACGGATGTAAATTCAGCAGCAATGAGTATGATAGGTGAATCGAAAGAAAAAATTATCGGGAGCCACTGCCATAAATTCGTTTGTCCGGCGGAATATGGAAAATGCCCGATTACAGATCTTGGGCAAACGATTGATAATTCTGATCGTATATTAATAAATAAAGAAGGCGTAAGAATCCCTATTATAAAGACTGCAGTCAAAGTAGCATTAGAAGAACAAATGTTCCTTCTTGAAAGTTTTACAGATATCACCGCACGTAAGCAGATGGAAAATGAATTGACGCAAAGCGAAGAAAAATGGCGCTCGCTTGTTGCAAACTCCCCAGATTATATTGCCCTACATGACGTCGAAGGAAGATATTTGTTCCTGAATCACTACGCTGAAGGTTTTTCGGAAAAGGATGTCCTAGGGAAAAAAGCGTATGATTATATTTCAGAAGAATCCAGGGAAATTTATAAAACCGCGTTCGAAAAGTGCATTCACACGATGGCAAAGCAAGAAATCGAATATAGTGCCCCCGGGGATAATTTAAAAACGAGACTCTACGAAAGTTCGCTTGTACCATTAATTGCCAAAGGAAATGAGATCAACGTGTTAGTCGTTGCCCGCGACATCACCGCACGCAAGCAGATGGAAGAAATGTTGCGGGAGAACGAGGAACGCTTTCGTTCACTCTACGAAAATTCCACTATCGGACTTTATAGAACCACACCAGATGGAAAAATTATTTTAGCGAATCCTACCTTAGTCAAAATGCTTGGGTTCTTATCTTTTGAAGAACTTGCTCAAAGGAATCTTAATAAGGAAGGTTATGGATCTTCATATGAGCGCAAATATTTCATCGAACAAATAGAAAAAAATGGAACCATTCAAGCGTTAGAATCTTTATGGGATAAAAAAGACGGAACAACTATTTTTGTAAGTGAAAGCGCTAAAGTAATCCGGGACTCTAACGGAAAAACTTTGTACTATGACGGAACAGTGGAAGACATCACCGAGCGCAAGCACGCGGAACAGTTAATACGTGAGAGTGCAAGAAAATATCGGATGCTACATGAGAGTATGATGGACGCCTATGTGGCTACTGATATACAGGGACACATAATAGATTTCAACCATTCATATATAGAGATGCTTGGATATAATGAAGCAGAAATCAGGAACCTAACTTATATTGATTTAACACCTGCAAAATGGCATGAATTTGAGGCAAAGCTAGTACAGGAACAGATTCTGCCGAACGGGTATTCCACAATTTATGAAAAGGAGTATATCAGGAAAGACGGAACTACCTTCCCTGTGGAATTGAGAGTTTCCGTAATAAAGGATGATACAGGCAATCCTTCTTTCATGTGGGCGATAGTACGTGATATCACCGAGCGCAAGCAGGCCGAAGAAGCGTTGCGTGTAAGTGAATTGCGATTTAAACACGTATCGGAAAGCGCGCAGGAGTGGATTTGGGAAGTCGATAGTACAGGGAGGTATACATATTCAAGTTCGATTATAAAAAAATTATTGGGTTACGAACCTGAAGAAATTATAGGTAAAAAATATTTTTATGATTTTTTTGAACCAAAAGATAAAGAACAACTAAAACGAGGCGCTCTCGGAGCGTTTGCCCGCAAAGAAAGTTTTAATGATTTTGTTAACTGTAACATTCATAAAGATGGCAGAAAAGTTTTTCTATCCACAACCGGTTCACCGGTCCTCGATAAAAATGGTAATCTTATTGGCTATCGGGGAGTTGACGTTGACATAACCGAACGAAAGCGTGCTGAGGATCTTTTGCGGGAAAATGAAAACCGTATGCGCATGATTATAGAAGGAACCCCATATTTATTTTTCTACACTCAAGACGAGAATGCAAAAACTACTTACGTTTCGCCCTCAGTTGAACAGATCACAGGATATCCTGTACACAAATGGATGAACCAGTCGGATTGGTTCATAACCGACAACAAGATAAATGAATATGCACAAGAAAGAACAAAAGCTCACTTGCGGGGAGAAATCACAGAAGGTCCAATATTAGTGGAAGTACTACATTCTGCTAATTATCCTATTCTTCTGGAAGTTTATGAGAACCCGATATTATTAAGTGGTAAAGTCATAGGAATCCAAGGTGTAGTACATAATATAACCGAGCGCAAACGGGCAGAAGAATCTTTAAAGATGTGGGCGAATATCTTTGAGCATGCTGAGTGGGGAGTCGGCGTCAGCAGTAAAGACGGCAAGAGTTTGGCAAATTTAAATCCGACATTTGCAAAAATGCACGGTTATACAGTAGAAGAACTCATGGGTCAACCCCTTCTTAATTTATATCCAAGAGATGTTCACACAGACTTTGAAGACGAAATTCAGATAGCCCAGAAGAAAGGTCACCACATATTTGAAACCTTACATATTAGAAAAGATGGAACTGTCTTCCCGGTTCTTATGGATGTTACGGTTGTGAGAGACCAGAATGGAGAATTCCTCTATCGTATTGTAAACGTTCAGGATATCACAGAGCGTAAGCGTGCGGAAGAAAATATCCGTATGCTTTCACGTGCGATGGAACAAAGCCCCGCCTCAATTGTCATAACCGATCTTGAGGGAAAGATAGAATATGTTAATCCTAAGTTTACACAAGTTACCGGCTACACTTACACCGAGGCAATAGGTCAGAATACACGCATACTAAAATCAGGTGAAAAATCGCCCGACGATTACAAACAACTGTGGGGAACGATAACAGCCGGTAAAGAATGGCGGGGAGAATTCCATAACAAGAAAAAGAGCGGTAAGCTTTATTGGGAATCTGCATTAATCTCTCCGATCAAGAATGTATCGGGTGAAACTACTCATTATCTTGCCATCAAAGAAGATATTACGGAAAAGAAATTGCTCGAAGAGCAACTGTTACGAGCACAACGGATGGAAAGTATCGGTACACTCGCCGCAGGAATCGCGCATGATCTTAATAATGTTCTCGCACCCATAATGCTATCGATAGAAGTTCTCAGAAAAAGAACCATCGGAGAAGATACCAAACGTATGCTCGACACAATCGAGTCGAGCGCCAAACGCGGATCGGATATAGTAAGGCAGGTTCTAACATTCAGCCGCGGCGTCGAGGGTGAACGGGTTCTGCTCCAACCTAAACATCTGATTGACGAAATAATTAAGATAGCCAAAGAAACTTTTCCGAAATCAATCGAGATAAAAACAGATATTCCAAATAATTTATTTCCCCTCTCGGCAGATCCAACACAAGTTCACCAGGTATTGCTGAATGTATGTGTTAACGCCCGCGATGCAATGCCCAAGGGCGGTAAGCTAACTATAAAAGTAGAGAATATTATTATCGACGACCAATATGCTTCTATGGATCTTGACGCGAAACCCGGTCAATATGTGGTTATTGCCATCACAGATACCGGTATCGGTATACCCCCTGAGATTCTCAACAAGATATTTGAACCGTTCTTCACTACAAAAGAGATAGGAAAAGGAACGGGGCTCGGTTTGTCTACGACATATACAATTGTGAAAGCCCACGGAGGATTTATCCGCGTCAATAGTAAAGTAGGCAAGGGCACCACACTCAATATCTATTTGCCTGCCAGTATGAAGCATAAAGTTGCTTCAAAAGAGGAAATGCGGGTTGAGCTTCCTGTAGGACACGGAGAAACAATTCTTGTTGTTGATGATGAAGCGTCTGTTCGTGAGATAACAAAAAATATGCTTGAAACATACGGCTACAAGGTGATAACGGCTTCCGATGGCATGGAATCATTATCGATATATGCGGAGAAGAAAAATGAGATTTCCATTATTTTAATGGATATGGTAATGCCGATTATGGGTGGGTATGCGACAATTCAGGTTCTGATGAAAATGAATCCGAAAGTAATTGTCATTCCCACAAGCGGTCTTCAATCCGAGATCGACACTGCAAGATCGTTGTTGCCTGAACTAAAATATTCCCTGATAAAACCTTATTCATCGAAACAATTACTGGAAATACTTACTAAGGTAATTACAAAATAA
- the coxB gene encoding cytochrome c oxidase subunit II, whose protein sequence is MLQDASPFSEYVDTTFLIVVGISSLVLLGLMIAMVYFIIRYSRKRNPNPTNIDGNVPLELTWTIIPLALFMGMFYLGWQGYLKEITVPEGAHLIKVTGRMWAWSFEYPNGVKTDTLYVPVNTPIKLSLQSLDVNHSLYIPEFRIKKDVIPNRENVMWFQTPRAASYDIACAEYCGLNHSYMYTKIVAKDSSGFEQWYKEASLKQSKQYLPMLAEEKVKE, encoded by the coding sequence ATGTTACAGGATGCATCGCCATTTTCGGAATATGTTGATACAACATTTCTAATCGTTGTCGGAATTTCATCACTTGTGCTGTTAGGATTGATGATAGCGATGGTATACTTCATCATCCGATACAGCCGTAAGCGGAATCCTAATCCGACTAATATCGACGGGAATGTGCCGCTTGAGCTAACATGGACTATCATTCCGTTAGCGTTATTCATGGGAATGTTTTATCTGGGCTGGCAAGGTTATCTGAAAGAAATCACCGTCCCTGAAGGTGCACATCTTATTAAAGTAACTGGTCGGATGTGGGCATGGTCGTTCGAGTATCCCAACGGTGTTAAAACCGACACGCTTTATGTCCCGGTAAACACACCAATCAAACTGTCGCTTCAATCATTGGATGTGAACCATTCCCTTTACATTCCTGAATTTCGCATCAAGAAAGATGTAATTCCTAACCGCGAAAATGTAATGTGGTTTCAAACACCCAGAGCGGCATCTTATGATATAGCTTGTGCTGAGTATTGCGGATTGAATCATTCATATATGTACACGAAGATTGTAGCGAAAGATTCCTCCGGTTTTGAGCAATGGTATAAAGAAGCTTCTCTGAAACAATCGAAGCAGTATCTGCCTATGCTTGCGGAAGAAAAGGTGAAGGAGTAG
- a CDS encoding cytochrome c, with amino-acid sequence MDFLKDAALPLSLEHFHLVVLIAAINSLVFVSFITFLLGSSVLSYLFDRKGKKEINPSYNKLAKAVIDIVLYNKSVLAFLGIIPGMSLVFVYAQMLQSTSSISVGLAGYGFLSLVVALIFLYTYKYTFRVQGLLDVVEYNTANSDVDDYRRTNTSVHIRTGKWGLFLLFVSVFLYSSAFSVTTNPSSWTSIGSIFDVLISFDVWLKFLIFMAFSLGITGACLLYFFFAYQGRKPEMDEQLKELVHKIARRLIVISMLVLPALVLLNVFTLSIDVLSGTIYLLAGLTLLFLFLSAHFLYGYFKLNDLKAIGYGLFMFLCAAASLIINDHVMIGNATKEHSAVLALKYDRNTEELKTKLGVALIVMTGEDIFNAKCSACHLFDQKKVGPPYNETIPKYNGDKAKIMAFVLNPSKINPAYPPMPNQGLKPAEADSIVSYLLSKVADNTQQK; translated from the coding sequence ATGGATTTCTTGAAGGATGCGGCTCTTCCTCTATCGTTGGAACATTTTCATTTAGTCGTGCTGATAGCGGCGATCAATTCGCTCGTATTCGTATCTTTCATTACTTTCCTGCTTGGCTCATCTGTTCTTTCTTATCTTTTCGATAGAAAAGGAAAGAAGGAGATCAATCCGTCGTATAATAAATTAGCAAAGGCTGTAATTGATATTGTCTTATACAACAAAAGTGTGCTTGCGTTCCTTGGAATAATTCCAGGCATGTCGCTCGTTTTTGTTTATGCCCAGATGCTTCAGTCTACCAGTTCCATATCTGTTGGATTAGCTGGGTACGGTTTTCTCTCTCTCGTTGTTGCCCTTATTTTTCTGTACACGTATAAATATACATTCAGAGTTCAGGGACTGCTCGATGTCGTAGAATATAATACGGCAAACAGTGATGTTGACGATTACCGTAGAACAAATACCAGTGTTCATATTCGCACAGGCAAGTGGGGTTTGTTTTTATTATTTGTTTCTGTATTTCTTTATTCTTCGGCATTCAGCGTAACGACTAATCCTTCAAGCTGGACAAGCATCGGTTCGATATTCGATGTTTTGATTTCGTTTGATGTGTGGCTGAAATTCTTAATTTTTATGGCATTTTCTTTGGGTATTACCGGTGCCTGTCTTTTATATTTCTTCTTCGCGTATCAGGGTCGGAAGCCGGAAATGGATGAGCAGTTAAAAGAACTCGTTCATAAAATTGCCAGACGATTGATTGTCATCTCCATGCTTGTATTGCCGGCGCTGGTTCTTCTGAATGTATTTACGCTTTCGATTGACGTGCTATCCGGGACGATTTATCTTCTTGCAGGATTAACACTTTTATTTTTATTCCTCTCAGCACATTTTCTGTATGGTTATTTTAAACTGAATGACCTGAAAGCAATTGGATACGGATTGTTCATGTTCCTCTGTGCCGCTGCATCGCTTATTATAAACGATCATGTCATGATCGGCAATGCGACTAAAGAACACTCTGCTGTTCTTGCTCTAAAATATGACAGGAACACAGAAGAGTTAAAAACTAAACTTGGTGTTGCATTGATTGTAATGACGGGTGAAGATATTTTCAATGCCAAGTGTTCTGCTTGCCATTTGTTCGATCAGAAAAAAGTCGGTCCGCCTTACAATGAAACTATCCCAAAGTACAACGGGGATAAAGCAAAAATCATGGCTTTTGTTCTGAACCCATCCAAGATAAATCCTGCTTATCCTCCAATGCCAAATCAGGGCTTAAAGCCCGCTGAAGCCGATTCGATTGTGAGTTATTTGCTGAGTAAGGTTGCAGATAATACCCAGCAAAAATGA